A genomic region of Candidatus Marimicrobium litorale contains the following coding sequences:
- the fabD gene encoding ACP S-malonyltransferase yields the protein MTQDSLALVFPGQGSQKVGMMTDAYASFESVRDTFEEAAEVVHYDMWALVKDGPQEALNLTETTQPVLLTCSVALWRAWQEQGGVMPGIMAGHSLGEFSALVCASALSFTDAVALVRRRGQFMQTAVPVGMGAMAVVLGLDDSVINEICATLTGEEGSVSPVNYNSPGQVVIAGHSAAVEAACVALKKAGATRTLPLPVSAPFHTSLMKPAGEQLAQAIADITIAIPSIPVVHNVNAQIQNDPEKIRSVLVEQIYSPVQWTDCMRFMINRGTTRLVECGPGKVLSGLARRIDKSLTVASIERPDALTAAISEIT from the coding sequence ATGACACAGGACAGTCTCGCACTGGTTTTTCCGGGACAGGGCTCCCAGAAAGTTGGCATGATGACCGACGCGTATGCGTCGTTTGAATCCGTACGTGATACCTTCGAGGAGGCCGCTGAGGTTGTTCATTACGACATGTGGGCGTTGGTCAAGGACGGTCCGCAGGAGGCATTGAATCTCACCGAGACCACCCAGCCGGTGCTCTTGACCTGCAGCGTAGCGCTCTGGCGCGCATGGCAGGAGCAGGGCGGTGTGATGCCGGGCATTATGGCGGGCCATAGTCTGGGAGAGTTCTCGGCGCTGGTTTGCGCGAGTGCGCTGTCATTCACAGATGCTGTAGCGCTGGTTCGTCGCCGTGGCCAGTTTATGCAGACTGCGGTGCCGGTGGGCATGGGCGCAATGGCGGTCGTGCTCGGCCTCGACGATTCAGTGATCAACGAAATCTGTGCAACGTTAACGGGGGAGGAGGGTAGCGTTAGCCCAGTCAATTACAACTCGCCCGGCCAGGTAGTCATAGCAGGGCATAGCGCTGCCGTGGAAGCCGCCTGTGTGGCATTGAAGAAGGCCGGTGCAACCCGCACGCTGCCGCTGCCAGTGAGCGCGCCATTCCATACCAGTTTAATGAAGCCCGCCGGCGAGCAACTGGCGCAGGCGATTGCTGACATTACTATCGCGATACCGTCGATACCGGTGGTCCATAACGTGAACGCGCAAATTCAGAACGACCCTGAAAAAATTCGCAGCGTGCTGGTAGAGCAGATCTACAGCCCCGTGCAGTGGACAGACTGTATGCGTTTTATGATAAATCGTGGCACCACTCGTTTGGTGGAGTGCGGGCCTGGCAAGGTATTGAGCGGACTAGCGCGACGTATTGATAAGTCCTTGACTGTCGCATCGATCGAGCGTCCTGATGCCTTGACTGCTGCTATCTCAGAAATTACCTAG